A single window of Granulicella mallensis MP5ACTX8 DNA harbors:
- a CDS encoding APC family permease, with product MTTKNRQQQTQPSRDTLGKMETAAPKLERTLTLSGAVRLNLLDMIGVGPFITLPLLLGAMGGPQAMLGWILGALLAVCDGLVWAELGAAMPEAGGTYHYLGEMFRGRLGRLLSFLFLFQLCFSAPLSVASGCIGLSQYATYLVPRLAVSPVIHTLRLAGYSAVFSVGPTTFVAIAAVVLAVILLYRNLAKVRVLSIVLLSAVLVTIAWAVVVGLMHGHIAQVFAFPPHAFVPNRAFFGGLGSAMLIATYDYWGYYNVTFLGGEARDPGRTIPRAVLLSIGIVAMLYLALNASVLSVIGAPQLLAAQNLEARRALLSQFMQVAYAPSLGAHDATLLGKLAALLVMVTAFASVFSLLLGYSRIPYAAARDGNFLAAFGRLHPTRRFPHVSLLVLGAIACVCCFFSLADVIAALVVLRILLQFVLQHIGVMLLRLRRPEMPRPFRLWLYPLPPLFALAGFGYIVVSRPNFHREVLLAVVVAIAGCLVFAVRSAMGPSGSEVRM from the coding sequence ATGACGACGAAAAACAGGCAACAGCAAACCCAGCCCTCACGCGATACACTCGGCAAAATGGAGACCGCTGCACCGAAGCTCGAAAGAACGCTCACGCTTAGCGGCGCGGTAAGGCTCAACCTGCTCGACATGATCGGGGTTGGGCCGTTCATTACGCTGCCGCTGCTGCTGGGAGCCATGGGCGGGCCGCAGGCGATGCTGGGCTGGATTCTCGGCGCGCTGTTGGCTGTGTGCGATGGGCTGGTATGGGCGGAACTGGGCGCTGCGATGCCGGAGGCCGGAGGAACCTACCACTATCTCGGCGAGATGTTTCGCGGCCGGCTGGGCCGTCTATTGAGCTTCCTGTTTCTCTTCCAGCTCTGTTTCTCTGCACCGCTTTCGGTGGCCAGCGGCTGCATCGGATTGAGCCAGTATGCGACGTACCTCGTGCCACGGCTGGCTGTGTCCCCCGTGATCCACACGTTGCGGTTAGCCGGATACAGCGCGGTGTTCAGTGTTGGGCCGACGACCTTTGTCGCGATTGCCGCGGTAGTGCTCGCCGTGATCCTGCTGTATCGCAACCTGGCGAAGGTGCGTGTGCTGTCGATCGTTTTGCTGTCGGCGGTGCTCGTGACCATCGCCTGGGCGGTAGTGGTGGGATTGATGCACGGGCACATCGCGCAGGTGTTTGCGTTTCCTCCGCACGCTTTTGTGCCGAACCGAGCGTTCTTTGGAGGGCTTGGCTCGGCGATGCTGATTGCAACCTACGACTATTGGGGCTACTACAACGTGACGTTCCTCGGTGGGGAAGCGCGCGACCCAGGGCGAACGATTCCGCGCGCTGTGCTGTTGTCGATCGGGATCGTTGCGATGCTGTACCTCGCGCTGAATGCGAGCGTGCTGTCGGTGATCGGTGCGCCGCAGTTGCTCGCGGCGCAGAACCTCGAGGCTCGCAGGGCTCTGCTGTCGCAGTTTATGCAGGTGGCCTATGCGCCGTCGCTGGGAGCGCATGACGCGACGCTGCTGGGTAAGCTGGCGGCTCTCCTGGTGATGGTGACTGCCTTCGCCAGCGTGTTCTCGCTGCTGCTGGGCTATTCGAGGATTCCTTATGCGGCGGCCCGCGATGGCAACTTCCTTGCTGCGTTTGGAAGGCTGCATCCGACGCGACGGTTTCCGCATGTGTCGCTTCTCGTGCTGGGAGCGATTGCCTGTGTGTGCTGCTTCTTCTCGCTCGCCGATGTCATTGCAGCTCTGGTGGTTCTGCGCATCCTGCTGCAGTTTGTACTGCAGCATATTGGGGTGATGCTGTTGCGTCTGCGCCGTCCTGAGATGCCACGGCCCTTCCGGCTATGGCTCTATCCGCTGCCTCCTCTTTTTGCGCTTGCGGGCTTCGGCTATATCGTGGTGTCGCGGCCGAACTTTCATCGTGAGGTCCTGTTGGCTGTCGTCGTGGCGATTGCCGGGTGCCTGGTGTTTGCGGTTCGGTCGGCTATGGGACCTTCTGGATCTGAAGTTCGTATGTAG
- a CDS encoding IS110 family RNA-guided transposase, with product MQPEAERLVMVHPQRMKAIASARLKNDKVDSETLAHLSRADLLPEAWMANERTQQVRLLTRLRITLGQQRAKAKNQLQAVLHQEGFLKPVADVFGKRGRAWLAELALSPAARVVVQVWLQVVDQMNAAILEQERTLKKMAQEDARARWLQSMPGIGAYSAMVILAEIGEIERFHTKRALASYAGLTPSVRESAGKRKRGGIGHHGSATLRWIMLQVAQVAARRSPAAGAWLKKLKQRKPAQVALIALARKLLTALWALLRHGLCFDEAIFARQD from the coding sequence GTGCAGCCCGAAGCCGAGCGGCTGGTGATGGTGCATCCGCAGCGGATGAAGGCGATTGCGAGTGCGCGTCTGAAGAACGACAAGGTGGACTCCGAGACCCTGGCGCATCTGTCGCGGGCCGATCTGTTGCCCGAGGCCTGGATGGCGAACGAACGCACCCAGCAGGTGCGGCTGTTGACCCGGCTGCGGATCACGCTGGGCCAGCAGCGGGCCAAGGCCAAGAACCAGCTGCAGGCGGTGCTGCATCAGGAGGGCTTCCTGAAGCCCGTTGCGGATGTGTTCGGCAAGCGCGGGCGGGCGTGGCTGGCGGAGCTTGCCCTGAGCCCGGCGGCACGGGTGGTAGTTCAGGTCTGGCTGCAGGTGGTCGACCAGATGAACGCCGCGATCCTGGAACAGGAGAGAACGCTGAAGAAGATGGCACAGGAGGATGCACGCGCCCGATGGCTGCAGTCGATGCCCGGCATCGGGGCTTATTCGGCGATGGTGATCCTGGCCGAGATCGGTGAGATCGAGCGCTTCCACACCAAGCGTGCGCTGGCCAGCTATGCCGGCCTGACCCCCAGCGTGCGCGAGTCGGCGGGCAAGCGCAAGCGCGGCGGCATCGGACACCATGGATCGGCAACGCTGCGATGGATCATGCTGCAGGTAGCCCAGGTGGCCGCACGGCGCTCCCCCGCAGCCGGGGCATGGCTGAAAAAGCTCAAACAGCGAAAACCCGCGCAGGTCGCCCTGATCGCACTGGCACGCAAGCTGCTCACAGCCCTCTGGGCCCTGCTACGCCATGGCCTCTGCTTCGACGAAGCCATCTTCGCTCGACAAGACTAA
- a CDS encoding IS30 family transposase: MSYQHLEYTERALIQTQLSLGIRPSLIAAGLGRSRSTIMRELHRNGWAPGLKKLLASGYLAPKAERRARRLRSSPPVGRRLQPGNALWMVVLDHLRQGLSPTQIKRTLARMPEPVRLSHETIYTSLYAMPRGELRSVVLDLLRHGHKARRSRSAKKDRRNLAIPNMTLIDQRPVEVAMRLIPGYWEGDLIIGKGNRSQVGTLVERTTLFVALVQLDNAKAATTAQAFTKILNRFESQKRRSMTYDQGTEMAHHETLTELTGVDVYFAHPHAPWERGISENTNGLIRQYLPRGTDLSAFSQDQLDEIAWKLNVRIRKSLGWKAPAELFLPEGTFDFVKYWSQFSSNLSPVALQP, from the coding sequence ATGTCGTATCAGCATTTGGAGTACACGGAGCGAGCATTGATCCAGACGCAGTTGAGTTTGGGGATTCGGCCATCGTTGATAGCGGCTGGTTTAGGTCGATCGCGGTCGACGATCATGCGTGAGCTTCATCGCAACGGCTGGGCGCCGGGGTTGAAGAAGCTTCTTGCCAGCGGGTATCTTGCGCCCAAGGCGGAACGTCGAGCTCGGCGTCTGCGGTCTTCACCCCCTGTGGGGCGGAGGCTGCAACCGGGCAACGCGCTATGGATGGTTGTGCTGGACCATCTTCGCCAAGGCTTGAGTCCGACGCAGATCAAGCGCACACTGGCTCGTATGCCCGAACCGGTGCGGCTCTCCCACGAGACCATCTACACCTCGCTCTATGCCATGCCCCGCGGGGAACTCCGCTCGGTCGTGCTGGATCTGCTGCGCCATGGGCACAAGGCGCGAAGATCGCGATCTGCAAAAAAAGACAGGCGTAACCTGGCAATCCCCAACATGACCCTGATCGATCAGAGACCGGTCGAAGTGGCGATGCGGCTGATTCCAGGCTACTGGGAGGGTGACCTGATCATCGGCAAGGGCAACCGCTCCCAGGTCGGCACGCTGGTTGAACGGACCACCCTGTTCGTCGCCCTGGTGCAGCTGGACAACGCAAAAGCCGCCACTACCGCCCAGGCCTTCACCAAGATCCTCAACCGCTTCGAGAGCCAGAAACGCCGTTCCATGACCTACGATCAGGGCACCGAGATGGCTCACCATGAGACCCTTACCGAGCTGACAGGGGTCGATGTCTACTTCGCCCATCCCCATGCCCCATGGGAACGCGGCATCTCTGAAAATACCAACGGGCTGATCCGACAATACCTGCCCCGCGGAACAGATCTGTCCGCGTTCTCTCAAGATCAGTTGGATGAAATCGCCTGGAAGCTCAACGTTAGAATCAGAAAATCCCTCGGCTGGAAAGCTCCCGCTGAACTCTTCCTCCCAGAAGGAACCTTCGACTTCGTCAAATACTGGTCACAGTTCTCCAGTAATCTCTCACCCGTTGCACTTCAACCTTGA
- a CDS encoding PIG-L family deacetylase, translated as MKLVASLATALCLLTAAIVQSSSQTPAFNDPANLRGERVSPRDGRELPVDQGARGLEQLLRRLNTRASLMLIVAHPDDEDGGMLTFYSRGMGARVAMLTLNRGEGGQNAMTGDFEDALGLLRTQELLSADRYFGVNQMFGTEVDFGFSKTKEETFAKWTHERVLYDAVRAVRLYRPLVVASVFIGGVTDGHGHHQVSGEITQEVFKAAADPKVFPDQIAEGLLPWAPLKVYARVPMQAITSQGLFDYATGQYAPARFTNYVTGEVTTTTPSADVVVHEGNKDKLLEDKSYVQFARIGLGLQKSQIGNGMRMPPAGVFDIGYHRYGSRLDAAHQKAHEDSFFDGIDISIEGIASLAPGAPPLLRSGLAKLSASIAFATSRFDAANPSAIAPQLADALQQDDTLLSTLEAASFGNADEKASVLHELRVKRVQINDALTIALGLTLDATTSGADQTAGSAVVVLSKLSTTVSTDPLSVTREWLRSGDSSSSHASTQPEQREQSERLFSSTTDDVLPDVPGHESIPDLTLDRPVTRSLHATPRDTTSPTRPYFFRDSIETPVYSLHNPTLRNAPTDPPALTAWATVSFRGAAVQLGRIVHDGSQPLNLVPAYSLSLSAHAQVVPHAESKVALTASLSASSAPQKAMTLPVSIGNHLLHAQIAQVSVPGQADFHFVLSSAMPDSTTLDAAVTSAGVKYSEGYRTIGYGDLPRTNYFTPASDRLVPVDLKLPAHRRIAYLPGTGDDVPEALTSIGLKPEMLAVSDLTADRLKDFDTVILGVRTYNAHPDLHGAPTQVLLDFARNGGNVIVQYQTYEFTESDAPYPLTLDGSAEKVIDETALVRLLDARAPLLTTPNRIESADFDHWIEERGHGFLESWDKHYTAVTETHDPGQEPQRGGLVTAQLGKGHWTYCAFALYRQLPEAVPGSYRLFANMLGLADQQ; from the coding sequence ATGAAGCTAGTCGCGTCTCTCGCCACCGCACTCTGTCTCCTGACGGCTGCAATCGTACAGTCCTCGAGTCAGACACCAGCCTTCAACGACCCCGCCAACCTTCGCGGTGAACGTGTCTCCCCGCGCGATGGCCGCGAGCTGCCTGTCGACCAGGGCGCGCGCGGCCTGGAGCAGCTACTCCGCAGACTGAATACCCGCGCCTCACTGATGCTGATCGTCGCGCACCCCGATGACGAAGATGGCGGCATGCTCACGTTCTACTCGCGCGGCATGGGCGCCCGTGTCGCCATGCTCACGCTAAATCGCGGCGAGGGCGGACAGAATGCCATGACCGGCGACTTCGAGGACGCGCTCGGCCTGTTGCGCACGCAGGAGCTGCTGAGCGCAGACCGTTACTTCGGCGTCAACCAGATGTTCGGCACCGAAGTCGACTTCGGCTTTTCAAAGACCAAGGAAGAGACCTTCGCCAAGTGGACGCACGAACGCGTGCTATACGACGCCGTACGCGCCGTGCGCCTGTACCGCCCGCTGGTGGTCGCGAGCGTCTTCATCGGCGGCGTCACCGACGGCCACGGCCACCACCAGGTCTCGGGCGAGATCACGCAGGAGGTCTTCAAAGCCGCCGCCGACCCGAAGGTCTTTCCCGACCAGATTGCAGAAGGCCTGTTGCCCTGGGCTCCGCTGAAGGTCTATGCCCGCGTCCCCATGCAGGCCATTACCTCCCAGGGCCTCTTCGACTACGCAACAGGCCAATACGCCCCCGCACGCTTCACCAACTACGTCACGGGCGAGGTCACTACGACCACCCCCTCGGCGGATGTCGTAGTGCACGAGGGTAACAAGGACAAGCTCCTCGAAGACAAAAGCTACGTTCAGTTCGCGCGCATCGGACTCGGCCTGCAGAAGTCCCAGATTGGAAACGGCATGCGCATGCCTCCGGCAGGCGTGTTCGACATCGGCTACCATCGCTACGGCTCACGGCTCGATGCGGCCCACCAGAAGGCCCACGAAGACAGCTTCTTCGACGGCATCGACATCAGCATCGAAGGCATCGCGTCACTGGCTCCCGGCGCCCCTCCCCTGCTTCGGTCAGGGCTCGCGAAGCTTAGCGCCAGCATAGCGTTCGCCACCTCCCGCTTCGATGCCGCAAACCCCAGCGCCATCGCTCCACAACTGGCAGACGCATTGCAGCAGGACGACACCCTCCTCTCCACCCTCGAAGCGGCTTCCTTTGGGAATGCCGATGAGAAAGCCAGCGTGCTGCATGAGCTGCGGGTCAAACGTGTTCAGATCAACGATGCCCTGACGATCGCACTGGGGCTCACACTCGACGCCACCACCAGTGGCGCAGACCAGACCGCAGGCTCCGCTGTTGTCGTCCTCTCCAAGTTGAGCACGACAGTCTCCACGGACCCACTGTCTGTCACGCGGGAATGGCTTCGGAGCGGAGATTCCTCCTCATCCCATGCCTCGACCCAGCCTGAACAGAGAGAGCAATCGGAGAGATTATTCTCAAGCACAACAGACGATGTCCTTCCCGATGTTCCGGGCCATGAGAGCATTCCCGACCTCACCCTCGACCGCCCCGTCACCCGTTCGCTGCACGCCACGCCTCGCGACACAACGTCTCCCACACGCCCCTACTTCTTTCGAGACTCCATCGAGACCCCGGTCTACAGTCTTCACAACCCGACACTTCGCAATGCCCCTACAGACCCACCAGCACTGACTGCCTGGGCGACCGTCAGTTTTCGCGGTGCAGCCGTTCAGCTAGGCCGTATCGTCCACGATGGCTCGCAACCGCTGAACCTGGTCCCTGCCTACAGTCTCTCGCTCTCAGCCCATGCACAGGTGGTCCCGCACGCTGAGTCAAAGGTCGCACTTACGGCCTCCCTGTCCGCCTCCTCTGCCCCGCAGAAGGCGATGACCCTGCCCGTATCTATTGGCAATCATCTCCTGCACGCGCAAATCGCACAGGTGTCCGTCCCAGGACAGGCTGACTTTCACTTCGTTCTCTCTTCCGCAATGCCTGACAGCACCACTCTCGATGCTGCCGTCACGTCCGCGGGAGTCAAGTACAGCGAAGGCTATCGCACGATAGGCTATGGGGATCTCCCACGAACTAACTACTTCACCCCTGCGTCCGACCGGCTCGTCCCAGTCGATCTCAAGCTCCCGGCACACCGCCGCATTGCCTATTTGCCCGGCACCGGCGACGATGTTCCCGAGGCCCTCACTTCAATCGGACTCAAACCAGAAATGCTCGCCGTCTCCGATCTCACCGCCGACAGGCTCAAAGACTTCGACACCGTCATTCTTGGCGTTCGAACCTACAACGCTCATCCTGACCTGCATGGCGCCCCGACCCAGGTCTTGCTCGACTTCGCCCGCAACGGCGGCAACGTCATCGTGCAGTACCAGACGTACGAGTTCACGGAATCCGATGCGCCCTATCCGCTCACGCTTGACGGTAGCGCGGAGAAGGTCATCGATGAGACAGCCCTTGTCCGGCTTCTCGACGCAAGAGCCCCATTGCTTACGACTCCCAATCGCATCGAATCAGCCGACTTCGATCACTGGATCGAAGAACGTGGCCATGGATTTCTCGAGAGCTGGGACAAGCACTATACCGCGGTGACCGAAACCCATGACCCAGGGCAAGAACCTCAACGCGGCGGGTTAGTGACGGCGCAACTGGGGAAAGGCCATTGGACCTACTGTGCTTTCGCACTCTACCGCCAACTGCCCGAAGCAGTTCCCGGCAGCTATCGCCTGTTCGCCAATATGCTTGGCCTTGCAGATCAACAGTAG
- the smc gene encoding chromosome segregation protein SMC: MLKLKKVQILGFKSFCDRTEVQLTGQGIAAIVGPNGCGKSNISDAITWVLGEQSAKSLRGIKMEDVIFAGTRDRKPTGMAEVSLTLVDPEVYDGATLAEGEAEVFSDGPTLVPMPAGDWDESALREQIAQETEDAVAEAQPGTTYEAEAPVAKKTEGAKAEATQGEPSNNVVLKIRRRKFGRAPIRAGEITVTRRLFRTGDSEYLLNGKICRLSDIKDIFMGTGLGGESYAMIGQERIGQILSSKPLDRRGIIEEAAGITRFKTKKRLAELRLESAKQNLSRVNDIFEEVTRQMAVLKRQAAKAERYGALRDELRGKLRVVLASRLTQMDAEQSATATEIARLAGLIDTQAAELETMDSEHSVGVARGYELDSQIREAGSRANQSAVELERITARSASNADRISDLAQRITSGNDDLEQARAQMASLAGEREQQRSFLENATSESTASRDEANAQQAQAHEATRNVLATEALTENQRRSAMQVMQRANQSRNEQAQAEAALAGLENESERLVGESEAARAELEALSSQRNQIKMSFEGVTERLKKLEADIVELRHTLEARRMEETQSRRRGDELRAEMATLMGRRGSLEALIREHSYSTDTVRNIFRANAKRDQTGGLVPVGTLADFLEVDGQYENVVDEFLRDELNYIVVKSWDAADEGVRMLQSDVAGRATFLVHPNDAQANFPLAEGMLSKALTENSGVVPLRDCIRVLDGFGRSLEVILPKLREGFVAPDSATARSLALSNPQAFFLSPTGETFHNVTVTGGRPRAQGPLALKRELAEVQAKLEGVEAELASNEQATLALTREIAESTSVLDSKNHERRDAERESANSGAALRQMEGETARIERRLQEWQLAAGRNQDTRQQKQDLIARKQEETASFEADRARIEQQIAELTEKIAALRANREELQAAASAAAASLAGLEERRRNANANFEQTNRLYEGQAQRIAQIEQQITSAASEKQRREEETASLSMQHEGLTETRAQALAEVETLTAEASGLRVAMTELDSRLRTLRHETEALREQRAQLSARAAKLTSDLEHLEGTCINDLSVEPATLREDATIERIEAEALHTEDEAARALKQRLEAMGPVNMMALEEYTETSERHGFLETQRKDLLDSIENTQASIKEIDDVSHLKFDEAFKIVNENFSTTFTKLFGGGQAMMKLTDEANSSESGIDIIASPPGKKLQNVLLLSGGEKALTALSLLVGIFQFQPAPFCVLDEVDAPLDETNVGRFARLIAEMSETTQFVVITHSKRTMEQADVMYGVTMQEPGVSKIVSVSLGGRSKGREARTAA, from the coding sequence GTGCTCAAGCTGAAAAAAGTTCAGATCCTCGGATTCAAGTCGTTCTGTGATCGCACGGAAGTGCAACTCACCGGCCAGGGCATCGCAGCCATCGTCGGCCCCAACGGCTGCGGCAAATCCAACATCTCGGACGCTATTACCTGGGTACTCGGCGAACAGTCCGCAAAGTCTCTGCGCGGCATCAAGATGGAAGACGTCATCTTCGCCGGAACCCGTGACCGCAAGCCCACCGGCATGGCCGAGGTCTCGCTTACGCTGGTCGACCCCGAAGTCTACGACGGCGCAACACTGGCCGAAGGCGAAGCCGAAGTCTTCAGCGACGGCCCTACCCTCGTTCCCATGCCCGCTGGCGATTGGGATGAGTCTGCTCTGCGCGAACAGATCGCGCAGGAGACCGAAGACGCCGTCGCCGAGGCCCAACCCGGCACCACCTACGAAGCCGAAGCCCCGGTAGCCAAGAAGACCGAAGGCGCGAAAGCAGAGGCCACCCAGGGAGAGCCTTCGAACAACGTCGTGCTCAAGATTCGCCGCCGCAAGTTCGGCCGCGCTCCCATCCGCGCCGGTGAGATCACCGTCACACGCCGCCTGTTCCGCACCGGCGACTCCGAGTACCTGCTCAACGGCAAGATCTGCCGCCTGAGCGATATCAAGGACATCTTCATGGGCACTGGTCTCGGCGGCGAAAGCTACGCCATGATCGGTCAGGAGCGCATCGGCCAGATCCTCTCCTCCAAGCCGCTGGATCGTCGCGGCATCATCGAAGAGGCTGCCGGCATCACCCGCTTCAAGACCAAGAAGCGTCTCGCCGAGCTACGCCTCGAGAGTGCCAAGCAAAACCTCTCTCGCGTGAACGACATCTTCGAAGAGGTCACGCGTCAGATGGCCGTGCTGAAGCGCCAGGCCGCCAAGGCAGAGCGTTACGGCGCGCTGCGTGACGAACTGCGCGGCAAGCTGCGCGTCGTCCTGGCGAGCCGCCTGACACAGATGGACGCCGAGCAGTCCGCCACCGCAACCGAGATTGCGCGCCTCGCTGGTTTGATCGACACCCAGGCGGCGGAACTCGAAACCATGGATTCCGAGCACTCAGTCGGCGTCGCTCGCGGCTATGAACTGGACAGCCAGATTCGCGAAGCCGGTTCACGCGCCAACCAGAGCGCGGTCGAGCTCGAACGCATCACCGCCCGCTCGGCCTCCAACGCCGACCGCATCTCCGACCTGGCCCAGAGGATCACCTCCGGCAACGACGATCTCGAACAGGCGCGCGCGCAGATGGCCTCGCTCGCCGGAGAGCGCGAGCAGCAGCGCAGCTTCCTCGAAAATGCGACCTCCGAGTCCACCGCCTCGCGCGATGAGGCCAATGCGCAGCAGGCCCAGGCCCACGAGGCCACACGCAACGTGCTCGCCACCGAGGCCCTGACCGAAAACCAGCGCCGCAGCGCCATGCAGGTCATGCAGCGTGCGAACCAGTCGCGCAACGAACAGGCCCAGGCGGAAGCCGCTCTGGCCGGTCTCGAGAACGAAAGCGAGCGGCTCGTCGGAGAGTCGGAAGCAGCACGCGCCGAGCTGGAAGCCCTAAGCTCCCAGCGCAACCAGATCAAGATGTCGTTCGAAGGCGTCACAGAGCGCCTCAAGAAACTTGAAGCGGATATCGTAGAGCTTCGCCACACCCTGGAAGCCCGCCGCATGGAGGAGACGCAATCGCGCCGCCGCGGCGACGAGCTGCGCGCCGAGATGGCGACGCTCATGGGACGCCGCGGTTCGCTCGAAGCGCTGATCCGCGAACACAGCTACTCCACCGACACCGTGCGCAACATCTTCCGCGCCAACGCCAAGCGCGATCAGACGGGCGGCCTCGTACCCGTCGGCACGCTCGCAGACTTCCTGGAGGTCGACGGCCAGTACGAGAACGTCGTCGACGAGTTCCTGCGCGATGAGTTGAACTACATCGTCGTCAAGAGCTGGGACGCCGCCGACGAAGGCGTTCGCATGCTGCAGTCCGACGTCGCTGGCCGCGCAACGTTCCTCGTTCATCCCAACGATGCCCAGGCCAACTTCCCCCTCGCCGAAGGCATGCTCAGCAAGGCACTCACGGAGAACTCCGGCGTCGTTCCCTTGCGTGACTGCATTCGCGTGCTCGACGGCTTCGGCCGCTCGCTCGAAGTCATCCTCCCCAAGCTGCGCGAGGGCTTCGTCGCCCCCGACAGTGCAACTGCCCGCTCACTGGCACTCTCCAACCCGCAGGCATTCTTCCTCTCGCCCACCGGCGAGACCTTCCATAACGTCACCGTCACCGGAGGCCGTCCGCGCGCCCAGGGCCCACTCGCCCTCAAGCGCGAACTGGCGGAAGTACAGGCCAAGCTCGAAGGCGTAGAAGCCGAGCTCGCTAGCAATGAACAGGCCACGCTTGCACTGACACGCGAGATCGCCGAGTCGACCAGTGTGCTCGACTCCAAGAACCACGAGCGCCGCGATGCGGAGCGCGAGAGCGCCAACTCCGGCGCTGCCCTGCGCCAGATGGAAGGCGAGACGGCTCGCATCGAACGCCGGTTGCAGGAGTGGCAGCTCGCCGCAGGACGTAACCAGGACACCCGCCAGCAGAAGCAGGACCTGATCGCCCGCAAGCAGGAAGAGACAGCGAGCTTCGAAGCCGATCGCGCCAGGATCGAGCAGCAGATCGCCGAACTTACCGAGAAGATCGCTGCGTTGCGCGCCAACCGCGAAGAGCTTCAAGCCGCAGCCAGCGCCGCAGCCGCCTCTCTGGCCGGACTCGAAGAGCGCCGCCGCAACGCCAACGCCAACTTCGAGCAGACCAATCGTCTCTACGAAGGACAGGCCCAGCGCATCGCGCAGATCGAGCAGCAGATCACCAGCGCTGCTTCGGAAAAGCAGCGCCGCGAAGAGGAGACGGCTTCCCTGTCCATGCAGCATGAAGGCCTCACCGAGACGCGTGCCCAGGCACTCGCCGAAGTGGAGACCCTTACAGCCGAAGCCAGCGGGCTGCGCGTCGCGATGACAGAGTTAGATTCCCGTCTGCGCACCCTGCGCCACGAGACCGAGGCCTTGCGCGAGCAGCGTGCACAGCTCTCGGCACGCGCCGCCAAGCTCACCTCCGATCTTGAGCATCTCGAAGGCACCTGCATCAACGATCTCTCGGTCGAACCTGCGACCCTGCGCGAGGATGCCACCATCGAGCGCATCGAAGCCGAGGCCCTGCACACCGAAGACGAAGCGGCACGCGCCCTCAAGCAGCGCCTCGAAGCCATGGGTCCGGTGAACATGATGGCCCTCGAGGAGTACACCGAGACCTCCGAACGTCACGGCTTCCTGGAGACGCAACGCAAGGATCTGCTCGACTCCATCGAGAACACGCAGGCCTCCATCAAGGAGATCGACGATGTCTCGCACCTGAAGTTCGACGAGGCCTTCAAGATCGTCAACGAGAACTTCTCGACCACCTTCACCAAGCTCTTCGGTGGCGGCCAGGCCATGATGAAGCTGACCGACGAGGCGAACTCCTCCGAGAGCGGCATCGACATCATCGCCTCTCCTCCGGGCAAGAAGCTGCAGAACGTGCTGCTGCTCTCCGGCGGCGAAAAGGCCCTCACCGCCCTGTCGCTGCTGGTCGGCATCTTCCAGTTCCAGCCCGCGCCCTTCTGCGTGCTCGACGAAGTCGACGCTCCGCTGGACGAGACGAACGTAGGCCGCTTCGCACGGCTCATCGCGGAGATGTCTGAGACGACACAGTTTGTCGTCATCACCCATTCCAAGCGCACGATGGAGCAGGCCGACGTGATGTACGGCGTAACCATGCAGGAGCCTGGCGTCTCGAAGATCGTCAGCGTTTCGCTGGGCGGTCGCTCCAAAGGGCGCGAGGCACGCACGGCGGCATAA
- a CDS encoding CvpA family protein produces MPCSDGRYRGDTSTSPLETTNSRKQHHHLLYHLPMNPLDWLLGILLVYSITRAAIQGFFREAFALGGLVLGFLLACWYYREAATHLTGLISSLPLAQFAAFLLILIATMVISSLIGKMLRSTASAVGLGFFDRLLGALFGLLRGCLLGTALLMAFTAFLPTAPWISNSKLSPYFLRAAHAVSFVMPSDLKSRLHEGIERIKHRAPDWIKSASLPHTD; encoded by the coding sequence ATGCCATGTAGCGATGGAAGATACCGTGGCGACACAAGCACCTCTCCGCTCGAAACAACAAACTCCAGAAAACAACACCACCATCTGCTCTATCATCTTCCGATGAACCCACTCGACTGGCTGCTCGGCATCCTGCTCGTCTACTCGATCACCCGCGCCGCGATCCAGGGCTTCTTCCGCGAGGCCTTCGCGCTGGGCGGCCTCGTTCTGGGCTTCCTGCTGGCTTGCTGGTACTACCGCGAGGCGGCGACCCATCTCACCGGCCTCATCAGCTCGTTGCCGCTCGCGCAATTCGCCGCATTTCTGCTGATTCTCATTGCCACGATGGTGATCTCCAGCCTGATCGGCAAGATGCTGCGCAGTACGGCCTCGGCCGTGGGGCTGGGTTTCTTCGATCGCCTGCTGGGAGCGCTCTTTGGCCTGCTGCGCGGCTGCCTGCTCGGCACAGCGCTCCTGATGGCTTTTACCGCTTTTTTGCCCACCGCGCCCTGGATTTCAAATTCAAAGCTCTCACCGTATTTTCTTCGCGCCGCGCATGCTGTATCCTTCGTCATGCCCTCAGACCTTAAGTCACGTCTTCACGAGGGCATTGAGCGCATCAAGCATAGGGCTCCCGATTGGATCAAATCCGCTTCCCTGCCGCACACTGATTAA
- a CDS encoding helix-turn-helix domain-containing protein, producing the protein MKRDLDNLVLQMHDAGIAYADAVREFKKRYILEVLARHRGNQCKAAEELGMHRNTLSRTLVELDMDSTQIKKGLRRPPRPVRPERSPLQIVSGGRISGGR; encoded by the coding sequence GTGAAACGCGATCTCGACAACCTCGTCCTCCAGATGCACGATGCAGGCATCGCCTACGCCGATGCTGTGCGGGAATTTAAAAAGCGCTACATTCTGGAAGTACTCGCGCGCCATCGAGGCAACCAGTGCAAGGCCGCCGAAGAGCTGGGCATGCACCGCAACACCCTCAGCCGCACGCTCGTCGAGCTCGATATGGACTCCACCCAGATCAAGAAAGGTTTGCGCCGCCCACCTCGGCCTGTGCGTCCTGAACGCTCCCCGCTGCAAATTGTCTCCGGCGGACGCATTTCCGGGGGACGATAG